The Nocardioides panzhihuensis genome has a segment encoding these proteins:
- a CDS encoding TIGR03960 family B12-binding radical SAM protein, with translation MTVAQSDLVPESVFPRLEPRLALVSKPIQYVGGELNSTVKEWNDVEVRWALMYPDAYEVGLPNQGVQILYEVLNERDWIAAERTYAVWPDLEKIMREGDEQGPIPQFTVDAHRPVKAFDVLGLSFSTELGYTNMLNALSLAQIPLHAVDRGDDDPIVLAGGHAAFNPEPIADFLDAAVLGDGEEVVLKISEVIREWKQDGRPGGRDELLRRLAVSGAVYVPKFYDVNYAADGQIDAVVPNRPDIPWRVKKHTLMDLDAWPYPRNPLVPLAETVHERFSVEIFRGCTRGCRFCQAGMITRPVRERSIKTIGDMVENGIRKSGFEEVGLLSLSSADHTEIGDVATGLADRYEGSNVSLSLPSTRVDAFNITLANEFSRNGRRSGLTFAPEGGSERMRKVINKMVTEEDLIRTVGAAYSHGWRQVKLYFMCGLPTETDEDVLQIAELAKKVIAKGREVSGRNDIRCTVSIGGFVPKPHTPFQWASQLDHETTDVRLQKLRDAVRSDKRFGRAIGFRYHDGKPGIVEGLLSRGDRRVGRIIEQVWRDGGRFDGWSEHFSYDRWMTAAETGLEGTGVDLDWYTTREREYDEILPWDHLDSGLDKDWLWADWEDALAVANGEDIEVEDCRWTPCYDCGVCPEMGTDIQIGPTGQKLLPLSVV, from the coding sequence GTGACCGTCGCCCAGAGCGACCTCGTTCCTGAATCCGTGTTCCCCCGGCTGGAGCCGCGCCTGGCGCTGGTGTCCAAGCCGATCCAGTACGTCGGCGGGGAGCTCAACTCGACCGTCAAGGAGTGGAACGACGTCGAGGTGCGCTGGGCGCTGATGTATCCGGACGCCTACGAGGTCGGGCTGCCGAACCAGGGCGTCCAGATCCTCTACGAGGTGCTCAACGAGCGCGACTGGATCGCGGCCGAGCGCACCTACGCCGTGTGGCCGGACCTCGAGAAGATCATGCGCGAGGGCGACGAGCAGGGCCCGATCCCGCAGTTCACCGTCGACGCCCACCGCCCGGTGAAGGCGTTCGACGTGCTCGGGCTCAGCTTCTCGACCGAGCTCGGCTACACCAACATGCTCAACGCGCTCAGCCTCGCCCAGATCCCGCTGCACGCGGTCGACCGCGGCGACGACGACCCGATCGTGCTCGCCGGTGGCCACGCCGCGTTCAACCCGGAGCCGATCGCCGACTTCCTCGATGCTGCCGTGCTCGGTGACGGCGAGGAGGTCGTGCTCAAGATCTCCGAGGTCATTCGTGAGTGGAAGCAGGACGGTCGCCCCGGTGGCCGTGACGAGCTGCTCCGCCGGCTGGCGGTCTCCGGCGCGGTCTACGTGCCGAAGTTCTACGACGTGAACTACGCCGCCGACGGCCAGATCGATGCTGTCGTGCCCAACCGCCCCGACATCCCGTGGCGGGTCAAGAAGCACACCCTGATGGACCTCGACGCCTGGCCCTACCCGCGCAACCCGCTGGTGCCGCTGGCCGAGACCGTGCACGAGCGGTTCTCCGTGGAGATCTTCCGCGGCTGCACCCGCGGCTGCCGCTTCTGCCAGGCCGGGATGATCACCCGTCCGGTGCGTGAGCGCTCGATCAAGACCATCGGCGACATGGTCGAGAACGGGATCCGGAAGTCCGGCTTCGAGGAGGTCGGGCTGCTCTCGCTGAGCTCCGCCGACCACACCGAGATCGGTGACGTCGCGACCGGGCTGGCCGACCGCTACGAGGGCTCCAACGTCTCGCTGTCGCTCCCGTCGACGCGCGTGGACGCCTTCAACATCACCTTGGCCAACGAGTTCTCCCGCAACGGCCGCCGCTCCGGCCTGACCTTCGCGCCCGAGGGTGGCTCGGAGCGGATGCGCAAGGTCATCAACAAGATGGTGACCGAGGAAGACCTGATCCGCACCGTCGGTGCCGCCTACTCCCACGGCTGGCGCCAGGTGAAGCTCTACTTCATGTGCGGCCTGCCGACCGAGACCGACGAGGACGTGCTCCAGATCGCCGAGCTCGCCAAGAAGGTCATCGCCAAGGGCCGCGAGGTCTCGGGCCGCAACGACATCCGCTGCACCGTCTCGATCGGTGGCTTCGTACCCAAGCCCCACACCCCCTTCCAGTGGGCCTCCCAGCTCGACCACGAGACCACCGACGTGCGGCTGCAGAAGCTGCGCGACGCGGTCCGCTCCGACAAGAGGTTCGGCCGCGCGATCGGGTTCCGCTACCACGACGGCAAGCCCGGCATCGTCGAGGGCCTGCTGTCGCGAGGCGACCGCCGGGTCGGCCGGATCATCGAGCAGGTCTGGCGCGACGGCGGCCGCTTCGACGGCTGGAGCGAGCACTTCTCCTACGACCGCTGGATGACCGCCGCAGAGACGGGCCTGGAAGGCACCGGCGTCGATCTCGACTGGTACACCACCCGCGAGCGCGAGTACGACGAGATCCTCCCCTGGGACCACCTCGACTCCGGTCTCGACAAGGACTGGCTCTGGGCAGACTGGGAAGACGCTCTCGCGGTCGCCAACGGCGAGGACATCGAGGTCGAGGACTGCCGCTGGACGCCTTGCTACGACTGTGGTGTGTGCCCGGAGATGGGGACCGACATCCAGATCGGCCCCACGGGTCAGAAGCTGCTCCCGCTGTCCGTGGTGTAG
- a CDS encoding RidA family protein, whose translation MDFVSPEDLPAPAGYSHLVITDPGARLVVISGQVGMAAEGTVAYGWEAQTRQTFTNLGIALAAVGATWADVVKLTYFVVSTTELPMIRRVRDEFIDVEHPPASSLVQVSGLFRPDVLIEIEATAATS comes from the coding sequence ATGGATTTCGTGTCCCCCGAGGACCTTCCCGCCCCCGCCGGCTACAGCCACCTGGTGATCACCGACCCCGGCGCCAGACTGGTGGTGATCTCCGGGCAGGTGGGCATGGCCGCCGAGGGCACCGTGGCCTACGGCTGGGAGGCCCAGACCCGGCAGACCTTCACCAACCTCGGCATTGCCCTGGCCGCGGTCGGCGCCACCTGGGCAGACGTGGTGAAGCTGACCTACTTCGTCGTCTCCACCACCGAGCTGCCGATGATCCGGCGCGTACGCGACGAGTTCATCGACGTCGAGCATCCGCCCGCCAGCTCGTTGGTGCAGGTCTCGGGCCTCTTCCGCCCCGACGTCCTCATCGAGATCGAAGCGACCGCCGCGACCAGCTGA
- a CDS encoding GNAT family N-acetyltransferase produces the protein MSDAFDVRLAGPEEAPLLAGLRRAWVEETAMSSVDDPGFEERFDEWMLKEREQRLTWLGRVGGEPAGMVNMLIFTRMPRPGQERPSRWGYLANFYVLPEHRNSGLGTEMLDALTDHADAEGFVRVVLSPSEKSIPFYERSGFRAAYDLMVRPQPTGRTQRRQSSWGS, from the coding sequence GTGAGCGACGCCTTCGACGTACGTCTGGCCGGGCCGGAGGAAGCGCCTCTTCTGGCCGGCCTGCGCCGGGCCTGGGTCGAGGAGACGGCGATGAGCTCGGTCGACGACCCCGGGTTCGAGGAGCGCTTCGACGAGTGGATGCTCAAGGAGCGCGAGCAGCGGCTGACCTGGCTCGGCCGCGTCGGCGGCGAGCCGGCCGGCATGGTCAACATGCTGATCTTCACCCGGATGCCGAGACCCGGCCAGGAACGGCCGTCGCGCTGGGGCTACCTGGCCAACTTCTACGTCCTGCCCGAGCACCGCAACAGCGGCCTCGGCACCGAGATGCTCGACGCCCTCACCGACCACGCGGACGCGGAGGGATTCGTACGCGTCGTGCTGAGCCCCAGCGAGAAGTCGATCCCGTTCTACGAGCGGAGCGGCTTCCGGGCGGCGTACGACCTGATGGTCCGGCCTCAGCCGACCGGGCGGACCCAGCGGCGCCAGTCCTCCTGGGGCTCGTAG
- a CDS encoding GNAT family N-acetyltransferase produces MPALIGLWEVAAENDSRPADSPAKVEALIARDPDACTVAVTAEGRVVGSLISGWDGWRAHLYRLAVHPDVRRQGLARRLLAHAENRLVALGAGRIDAMVLEDNDLGQSLWKSLGYEPQEDWRRWVRPVG; encoded by the coding sequence GTGCCTGCACTGATCGGGCTGTGGGAGGTGGCGGCGGAGAACGACTCGCGGCCGGCCGACTCTCCGGCGAAGGTGGAGGCGCTGATCGCGCGCGACCCCGACGCCTGCACGGTCGCGGTGACTGCGGAGGGACGGGTCGTCGGATCGCTGATCTCCGGGTGGGACGGCTGGCGCGCCCACCTCTATCGGCTGGCGGTCCACCCCGACGTACGCCGCCAGGGGCTCGCCCGCCGGCTCCTGGCCCACGCCGAGAACCGCCTGGTCGCCCTGGGCGCTGGCCGGATCGACGCGATGGTGCTCGAGGACAACGATCTGGGGCAGTCGCTGTGGAAGAGCCTGGGCTACGAGCCCCAGGAGGACTGGCGCCGCTGGGTCCGCCCGGTCGGCTGA
- a CDS encoding endonuclease/exonuclease/phosphatase family protein — protein sequence MSHHRSRQFSVRLKELLPILAVALTVGAIAALSVLAPRLGDSTQASADASPSPSAEPLEASPSAEPEPLPKFKTFKAPPAIDKIPKKPKIDPCAVPRNLTVMTFNIKGGKVSPGELGGIADVIRSAGADVVLLQEIDQNRRRSGNVDQPAIIASHLGMQSVFGANAYITDRGGYGTAILSRFPIEGYDNTHLPNSGGKEQRGVLRANIIVEGQRLVVFNTHLDHTSDSLRQAQIGAVMAKVNAYDGAKLLGGDLNAGHGSGVLGTALATLSDAGASLGASHDGGGRVDYLLPNSWLAAGDGNVSPTRLSDHHAVTVDFSMRGAADC from the coding sequence GTGAGCCACCACAGAAGCAGGCAGTTCTCGGTACGCCTCAAAGAGCTGTTGCCGATCCTTGCGGTTGCCCTCACCGTCGGTGCCATCGCCGCCCTGAGCGTTCTCGCGCCCCGGCTGGGCGACTCGACGCAGGCCTCCGCCGACGCTTCTCCCTCGCCCAGCGCCGAGCCGCTCGAGGCCAGCCCGTCCGCTGAGCCGGAGCCGCTGCCGAAGTTCAAGACGTTCAAGGCGCCGCCCGCGATCGACAAGATCCCGAAGAAGCCGAAGATCGACCCGTGCGCGGTCCCGCGCAACCTGACCGTGATGACGTTCAACATCAAGGGCGGCAAGGTCTCTCCCGGCGAGCTCGGCGGCATCGCGGACGTGATCCGCTCGGCCGGCGCCGACGTCGTGCTCCTCCAGGAGATCGACCAGAACCGCCGTCGCTCGGGCAACGTCGACCAGCCGGCGATCATCGCCTCCCACCTGGGCATGCAGTCCGTCTTCGGCGCCAACGCCTACATCACCGACCGCGGTGGCTACGGCACCGCGATCCTGTCGCGCTTCCCCATCGAGGGCTACGACAACACCCACCTGCCCAACAGCGGCGGCAAGGAGCAGCGCGGGGTGCTGCGGGCGAACATCATCGTCGAGGGCCAGCGACTGGTCGTCTTCAACACCCACCTCGACCACACCTCCGACTCGCTCCGGCAGGCGCAGATCGGCGCGGTGATGGCCAAGGTGAACGCCTACGACGGCGCCAAGCTCCTGGGCGGCGACCTCAACGCCGGCCACGGCTCGGGCGTCCTCGGCACCGCCCTGGCCACGCTGTCCGACGCCGGCGCCTCCCTCGGGGCCAGCCACGACGGTGGCGGCCGCGTCGACTACCTGCTCCCCAACTCCTGGCTGGCTGCCGGCGACGGCAACGTCTCCCCCACCCGCCTGTCCGACCACCACGCCGTCACCGTCGACTTCTCGATGCGCGGCGCCGCGGACTGCTGA
- a CDS encoding TIGR03936 family radical SAM-associated protein yields the protein MRQQPEQQAPPVQRLRIRYAKRGRLRFTSHRDFSRAFERAVARARIPVAYSSGFNPHPRISYAGAAPTGAASEAEYVELGLREVVDPATTKAALDEVMPDGLDLIDVVDTATSPKGALADLLTGSEWIIDLPTTPEDAAAAVEAFVGAEEVIVSRMTKKGLREFDARAAVVRLAATPREGGSRLELLLKHGTPAVRPDDVVTGLERIGGLKVGPEHGGLPLLTRLTQGVFDEESGTIGDPLH from the coding sequence GTGCGTCAACAGCCCGAACAGCAGGCCCCGCCGGTCCAGCGTCTCCGCATCCGCTATGCGAAGCGCGGCCGGCTCCGGTTCACCAGTCACCGCGACTTCAGCCGTGCCTTCGAGCGCGCGGTCGCACGGGCCCGGATCCCGGTGGCCTACTCCTCGGGGTTCAACCCGCACCCGCGGATCTCCTACGCCGGTGCCGCGCCGACGGGAGCGGCGAGCGAGGCCGAGTACGTCGAGCTGGGGCTGCGTGAGGTCGTCGACCCGGCCACGACGAAGGCTGCCCTGGACGAGGTCATGCCCGACGGTCTCGACCTGATCGACGTGGTCGACACGGCCACCTCGCCCAAGGGCGCACTGGCCGACCTGCTCACCGGCAGCGAGTGGATCATCGACCTCCCCACAACGCCGGAGGACGCCGCTGCGGCGGTCGAGGCGTTCGTCGGCGCCGAGGAGGTCATCGTGTCCCGGATGACCAAGAAGGGTCTGCGTGAGTTCGACGCCAGAGCCGCGGTCGTCCGCCTCGCCGCAACGCCCCGCGAAGGCGGCTCGCGGTTGGAGCTGCTGCTCAAGCACGGCACCCCGGCCGTACGCCCCGACGACGTCGTCACCGGCCTGGAGCGCATCGGTGGGCTGAAGGTGGGTCCCGAGCACGGCGGGCTCCCGCTGCTGACCCGGCTCACCCAGGGCGTCTTCGACGAGGAATCCGGCACGATCGGCGACCCGCTCCACTGA
- a CDS encoding winged helix DNA-binding domain-containing protein, whose amino-acid sequence MRMVTDRERRARLARRHGLAPARRYADVAAATQAMTVWHATEAATVHLALHARVHDLRVEDVERVLYEERSLVKQLAMRRTLFAFPRDLLPAALGSASARVAAQEEKNLHKWLTAGGIDEDQDGWIEKTFAATLAALADGEPRTTTQLRELVPELDVRFRMGAPDKKWGGEFAIGRWVIGTLAAQGRLVRANNLGHWRLSKPAWTLAETWLGEAPDPLPAAEGYAALVRRWLGTFGPGTETDLVWWLGSTKSAARAALAAVEAVQVGLEGGGVGWVLPEDPIAAAPEPEAEPWAALTPTLDPTVMGWKERGFYLDADDVAYLFDSNGNAGNTAWWDGRIVGAWAQDDGGRVHPIVRHDIGEAGRRALEAEAARLTEWLDGVVVVNVYKSRQMKEATLP is encoded by the coding sequence ATGAGAATGGTCACCGACCGCGAACGCCGGGCGAGGCTCGCCCGCCGGCACGGGCTCGCCCCCGCCCGCAGGTATGCCGACGTGGCCGCCGCGACGCAGGCAATGACCGTCTGGCACGCGACCGAGGCGGCCACGGTCCACCTCGCCCTGCACGCGCGGGTGCACGACCTCCGGGTCGAGGACGTCGAGCGGGTGCTCTACGAGGAGCGGTCGCTGGTCAAGCAGCTGGCGATGCGGCGTACGCTCTTCGCCTTTCCGCGGGACCTGCTCCCGGCGGCCTTGGGTAGCGCCTCGGCCCGGGTGGCGGCCCAGGAGGAGAAGAACCTCCACAAGTGGCTGACCGCGGGTGGCATCGACGAGGACCAGGACGGTTGGATCGAGAAGACGTTCGCGGCGACGCTGGCGGCGCTCGCCGACGGTGAGCCGCGGACCACGACACAGCTGCGTGAGCTGGTGCCGGAGCTCGACGTCCGGTTCCGGATGGGCGCGCCGGACAAGAAGTGGGGCGGGGAGTTCGCGATCGGCCGCTGGGTGATCGGCACCCTCGCCGCGCAGGGGCGACTGGTGCGAGCGAACAATCTCGGCCACTGGCGGCTGAGCAAGCCGGCCTGGACGCTGGCGGAGACGTGGCTGGGCGAGGCGCCCGATCCGCTTCCCGCCGCCGAGGGGTACGCAGCCCTCGTCCGCCGCTGGTTGGGGACCTTCGGCCCCGGCACCGAGACGGACCTGGTCTGGTGGCTCGGCTCCACGAAGTCGGCGGCGCGGGCCGCGCTCGCCGCGGTGGAGGCCGTGCAGGTCGGGCTCGAGGGCGGCGGCGTCGGCTGGGTGCTCCCGGAGGACCCGATCGCCGCCGCGCCCGAGCCCGAGGCGGAGCCGTGGGCAGCGTTGACGCCCACCCTCGACCCCACCGTCATGGGCTGGAAGGAGCGTGGCTTCTATCTGGATGCCGACGATGTGGCGTACCTCTTCGACTCCAACGGCAACGCCGGCAACACCGCCTGGTGGGACGGCCGGATCGTGGGGGCGTGGGCGCAGGACGACGGCGGCCGGGTGCACCCGATCGTGCGACACGACATCGGCGAGGCCGGACGGAGGGCCCTGGAGGCCGAAGCGGCGCGGCTCACCGAGTGGCTCGACGGCGTCGTGGTCGTGAACGTCTACAAGTCGCGACAGATGAAAGAAGCGACGCTTCCCTGA